The DNA sequence AGACCGCATTGCTGTATTCTGGCGGTGAGCTTATGTCCAAAATCAACAAGCGGCTTTTTTCTGTGGACGAGTATATGCGGATGGCGGAGGCCGGCATTTTATCGCCTGTCGAGCGAGTGGAGCTTATCCAAGGCGAGATCCTCGTGATGAGCCCCATCGGCCCAAGGCATCAAGCGGTCATTGACCGGGGGACGCAAACCTGGGTGCAGATTCTAGGCGGCAGAGCCATTGTCCGCGGTCAGGGACCAGCCGTACTCGACCGCTTCGCGGCGCCGCAGCCGGATCTCGCGCTGCTCCGGCCACGCGAGGATTTCTACCTCCACAAACATCCCGGCATCGACGATATTTTTCTTATCATTGAGGTCTCCGACTCCTCGCTGGAATACGACACGACGGTCAAGCAAGCTCTCTACGCAATCCTTAAAATTCAGGAATACTGGGTGGCCGATTTGCAAAACAACCGGTTGCTGGCTTACTCGGACCCACAAGGCGATGCCTATCGCACCATCCGCGAATATCATCGCGGTGATTCTCTGGCGCCGCTTCTTTTGCCCGATTGCCGCATCAGCGTTGACGTGTTTCTACCCTGACGCACTCTTTTTCGACTTTTCAGAAAACGAATCCGAACTGAAACACGGGTTCGGGTGTCGATATAAAAACAATGGGACTCGATGCACCGTATCAGTTGTTTCGCGATGTGCGAATCGGAGCACGCTTGCTTGCCAAGACGCCGCTGTTCACGTTGTTCGCGGTTCTGATACTGGCGATCGCGATCGGCGCGAACATTACGGTCTTCAGCTTTGTGACAGCGATTTTCTCAAGGCCATTGGCGATCCCGGAGCCCGATCGGTTTGTGCGGCTTTACACACCCGATGCCGTTGGAAACGAAACGTTGGTTTCGGACTACAGCCAATATCGTGATCAAGCCCAATCCCTGGCGAGCATCGGGGGATATAACACACACGCGAAGTCCGGCAAGCCTGTCTACCTGCAGGTCGTCGATCAGGTCAAAGCCGCGGCCGCGTCCGGCGCGCTGCAGCCGGGGGAGGCACTGCCGTTTATCCGGCCGCTTGCGGAAGAGCTGCGAGTGAACCGCAACACGATCGCGAAGGCGTACACGGAACTGGAAAGCATCGGCGTGATCGAGACGATGCCGGGCAAAGGCTGTTTCGTCAAGGAGAACGGGTCGCTTCTGCGCAAAGATGTTCGGCGCAAAATGCTGATCGAAGAGATCGACCAGACGATTGTCCAGGCGCACCATCTGTCGATCTCAGCTGAAGAATTTCTGAATCTGGTCCATCAACGGATGGAAGTGCTCCAGAACAAACGGCGCGCCAACGGCGATGCCGGCGAGGACCGATGAGTTATGGACTCTCAAACTCCTGCTATCGATATTGAAAATCTGACTTACACCTACGGCCAGGCCGAAGCGGTTCGGGATTTCAGCCTGAAGGTGCAGCGAGGCCGCTGTTATGGGCTCTT is a window from the Terriglobia bacterium genome containing:
- a CDS encoding Uma2 family endonuclease, producing MKDFTTETALLYSGGELMSKINKRLFSVDEYMRMAEAGILSPVERVELIQGEILVMSPIGPRHQAVIDRGTQTWVQILGGRAIVRGQGPAVLDRFAAPQPDLALLRPREDFYLHKHPGIDDIFLIIEVSDSSLEYDTTVKQALYAILKIQEYWVADLQNNRLLAYSDPQGDAYRTIREYHRGDSLAPLLLPDCRISVDVFLP
- a CDS encoding GntR family transcriptional regulator, whose protein sequence is MGLDAPYQLFRDVRIGARLLAKTPLFTLFAVLILAIAIGANITVFSFVTAIFSRPLAIPEPDRFVRLYTPDAVGNETLVSDYSQYRDQAQSLASIGGYNTHAKSGKPVYLQVVDQVKAAAASGALQPGEALPFIRPLAEELRVNRNTIAKAYTELESIGVIETMPGKGCFVKENGSLLRKDVRRKMLIEEIDQTIVQAHHLSISAEEFLNLVHQRMEVLQNKRRANGDAGEDR